A stretch of Flavobacterium sp. N1994 DNA encodes these proteins:
- a CDS encoding cupin domain-containing protein, with product MPSKNTETCDKKSHNGLPKSQAHVILEIVEYVPDTIVCKTIIKNSGGKLSVVAYDKKERFCEATALYDTYVQIIDGKAEVTIGNKDWKLTLGEGMIIPVNTVHCFKANSEFKMITTIIKA from the coding sequence ATGCCATCAAAAAACACTGAAACCTGTGATAAGAAAAGCCATAATGGTTTACCAAAATCACAAGCTCACGTCATACTCGAAATTGTAGAGTACGTTCCCGATACTATCGTTTGTAAAACTATTATAAAGAATAGCGGTGGAAAATTATCAGTTGTGGCTTATGATAAAAAAGAAAGGTTTTGTGAAGCAACAGCATTATATGATACCTACGTCCAAATCATTGATGGTAAAGCAGAAGTGACTATAGGCAATAAAGATTGGAAACTCACTTTGGGTGAAGGCATGATAATTCCAGTAAACACCGTCCATTGTTTCAAAGCTAATAGTGAATTCAAAATGATAACCACTATAATAAAAGCCTAG
- the hutH gene encoding histidine ammonia-lyase, giving the protein MENIHYISTEVLSLEQLQEIISQHKTLSLSEEAKVNIQKCRDYLDKKMATNDKPIYGINTGFGSLCNVKISNENLSQLQENLVKSHACGTGDEVPGEIVKIMLLLKIQSLSYGHSGVQLVTVERLVDFYNYDILPVIYTQGSLGASGDLAPLAHLSLPLLGEGEVYYDGFRQPAKKVMEKMGWEPIVLQSKEGLALLNGTQFMSSYGSYILLKAMKYSYFADVIAAISLEGFDGRIEPFDELIHMVRPHKGQIVTARRMKQLLEGSQIIAQPKAHVQDPYSFRCIPQVHGASKDTIDYVKKVFKTEINSVTDNPNIFIGEDVIISGGNFHGQPLALALDFLAIALAELGSISERRTYQLISGLRGLPAFLVDNPGLNSGFMIPQYTAASIASQNKQLATPASVDSIVSSNGQEDHVSMGANAATKCLKVMENLERILAIELMNASQAIAFRNPLQSSEFIEMFLKSYREEVSLVKEDRILHYDIENSVAFLNSFMVEIED; this is encoded by the coding sequence ATGGAAAACATACACTACATCAGTACGGAAGTATTGAGTTTAGAGCAGTTACAAGAAATTATCTCTCAGCATAAAACACTTTCTCTTTCGGAAGAAGCCAAAGTCAACATTCAAAAGTGCCGTGATTATTTAGATAAAAAAATGGCAACTAATGATAAGCCTATTTATGGCATTAATACTGGTTTTGGGTCGTTGTGTAATGTTAAAATTTCCAATGAAAACTTATCACAATTACAGGAAAATCTTGTAAAGTCGCATGCTTGTGGTACTGGCGATGAAGTTCCTGGTGAGATTGTCAAGATTATGTTGTTGCTGAAAATTCAATCCTTGAGTTATGGACATTCGGGTGTACAGTTGGTTACAGTAGAGCGTTTGGTAGATTTTTACAATTATGATATTCTTCCTGTAATTTATACACAAGGGTCACTTGGGGCTAGTGGCGATTTAGCACCTTTGGCTCATTTGTCATTGCCCTTATTAGGAGAAGGAGAAGTCTATTATGATGGATTTCGTCAACCGGCCAAAAAGGTCATGGAAAAGATGGGTTGGGAGCCGATTGTATTGCAATCGAAAGAAGGATTAGCCTTGCTTAACGGCACACAATTTATGAGTTCGTATGGAAGTTATATTTTATTGAAAGCGATGAAATATTCTTATTTTGCTGATGTAATTGCCGCTATTTCTTTGGAAGGATTTGATGGTAGAATAGAACCTTTTGATGAATTGATTCATATGGTTCGTCCTCATAAAGGGCAAATTGTAACCGCTAGGAGAATGAAACAATTGCTAGAAGGAAGTCAAATTATTGCTCAACCTAAAGCACATGTTCAGGATCCTTATTCTTTCCGTTGTATTCCACAAGTGCATGGTGCTTCAAAGGATACCATTGATTATGTAAAAAAAGTTTTCAAAACCGAAATCAACTCGGTTACCGATAATCCTAATATTTTTATTGGGGAAGATGTCATTATATCAGGTGGAAATTTCCATGGACAACCATTGGCTTTAGCTTTAGACTTTTTAGCCATCGCTTTAGCAGAACTAGGTAGTATTTCTGAAAGAAGAACCTACCAATTAATTTCTGGGTTACGTGGTTTACCTGCGTTCTTAGTAGATAATCCTGGATTGAATTCTGGATTTATGATTCCACAATACACAGCAGCGAGTATTGCCAGTCAAAATAAACAATTGGCTACTCCAGCCAGTGTGGATAGTATTGTTTCGAGTAACGGACAAGAAGATCATGTGAGTATGGGGGCCAATGCTGCTACGAAATGCCTTAAGGTTATGGAAAATCTAGAACGAATTTTGGCCATAGAATTGATGAATGCTTCTCAGGCTATTGCTTTTAGGAATCCGTTACAATCGAGTGAATTTATAGAGATGTTTTTAAAATCCTATCGCGAAGAAGTTTCTTTAGTGAAAGAAGATAGGATTTTGCATTACGATATTGAAAACTCGGTAGCATTTTTGAATAGCTTTATGGTGGAGATAGAGGACTAG
- the rimK gene encoding 30S ribosomal protein S6--L-glutamate ligase, translating into MPQDKIILGSEEWCTFPELGLPAIKARVDSGAKTSALHAINIAPFIKEGENWVKFDINPIQNNLKTIIHCEAKLIDKRIVKSSSGFREQRYVIQTNIKIGNDLWEIEMTLTNRDSMGFRMLLGREAMSGRILVDPEQKYLLGQTSAENLKDLYADSEPNNKGLRIGLLASNPDLYSNRRIMEAGEMRGHQMHFLNIKECYMKLDADKPEIHYRGGKILDNFDAIIPRIRPSITFYGCALTRQFQAMKVYCLNSAAAITQSRDKLFSLQLLLRNGIDIPTTGFANSPLDTDDLIKMVGGPPLIVKLLEGTQGKGVVLAETKKAAESVINAFKSLNANILVQEFIKEADGKDLRLFVVDGKVVAAIQRAAAPGEFRANIHMGGTASIIKPTAEEKRIAIKAAKAMDLKVAGVDIIRSSKGPLLLEVNSSPGLEGIEGATNKDIAGEMIKAIEKNFKLKTEIKPL; encoded by the coding sequence CGTGTAGATTCTGGAGCCAAAACTTCTGCTTTACATGCCATCAACATTGCGCCTTTTATAAAAGAAGGAGAAAACTGGGTGAAATTTGATATCAACCCCATACAAAATAATCTCAAAACCATTATTCATTGTGAAGCCAAGCTGATTGACAAACGAATAGTTAAAAGCTCCAGTGGTTTTAGAGAACAACGTTATGTGATTCAAACCAATATCAAAATTGGGAATGACCTATGGGAAATTGAAATGACTTTAACCAATCGGGACTCCATGGGATTTCGAATGTTACTAGGTCGTGAGGCTATGAGTGGTAGGATTTTGGTTGATCCTGAACAGAAATACCTTTTAGGACAAACCTCTGCAGAAAATTTAAAAGATTTATACGCCGATTCTGAGCCGAATAATAAAGGGTTGCGAATTGGTCTTTTAGCCAGTAATCCGGATTTGTATAGTAACAGACGCATAATGGAAGCAGGAGAAATGCGTGGACACCAAATGCATTTTCTAAACATCAAGGAATGTTATATGAAACTCGATGCCGATAAACCCGAGATTCATTATAGAGGTGGGAAAATTTTAGATAATTTTGATGCTATCATCCCTAGAATTCGTCCTAGCATTACTTTTTATGGTTGCGCACTAACCAGACAATTTCAAGCCATGAAAGTATATTGTTTAAATTCGGCTGCAGCCATTACACAATCGAGAGACAAACTATTTTCATTACAATTATTATTGCGAAATGGAATTGATATTCCTACTACAGGTTTTGCCAATTCTCCTTTAGATACCGACGATTTGATAAAAATGGTTGGTGGCCCTCCTTTGATTGTGAAATTATTAGAAGGCACACAAGGAAAGGGAGTCGTTTTAGCAGAAACTAAAAAAGCAGCAGAATCCGTAATTAATGCCTTCAAAAGTTTGAATGCTAACATTTTAGTACAAGAATTTATAAAAGAAGCCGATGGGAAAGATTTGCGTTTATTTGTTGTAGATGGTAAAGTTGTAGCAGCTATCCAAAGAGCCGCAGCTCCTGGGGAGTTCAGAGCCAATATTCATATGGGAGGAACAGCTTCTATTATCAAACCAACAGCAGAAGAAAAACGAATAGCTATTAAAGCTGCAAAAGCCATGGATTTAAAAGTAGCTGGTGTTGACATTATTCGTTCCTCAAAAGGACCTTTGCTATTGGAGGTAAACTCTTCACCAGGATTAGAAGGTATCGAAGGCGCTACCAATAAAGACATTGCAGGCGAAATGATTAAAGCCATTGAAAAGAATTTTAAATTGAAAACAGAAATCAAACCGTTATGA
- a CDS encoding TMEM175 family protein, producing MNKTRLEAFSDGVLAIIITIMVLEFKLPEGASCAALKPLLPKFLSYILSFIYVGIYWNNHHHMMHTVKQVNGKILWANLHLLFWLSLIPFATAWNGENHFAPFPMMLYGIILLMNGIAYYILQSLILKKHGKDSLLSKALGSDIKGKSSPILYVIAVLFANYYPAISGGIYIFVALMWLVPDKRIERIFDNQNQ from the coding sequence ATGAACAAAACTAGACTAGAAGCATTTAGCGATGGCGTTTTAGCTATTATTATTACCATAATGGTATTAGAGTTCAAACTTCCTGAAGGGGCTTCTTGTGCAGCTTTAAAACCTTTATTGCCTAAGTTTTTAAGTTACATCTTAAGTTTTATTTACGTTGGCATTTATTGGAATAACCATCATCATATGATGCACACGGTAAAACAAGTAAATGGTAAAATCCTTTGGGCAAATTTGCATTTGCTATTTTGGTTATCCCTAATTCCATTTGCTACAGCCTGGAATGGAGAGAATCACTTTGCTCCTTTTCCAATGATGTTATATGGTATAATACTTTTGATGAATGGAATAGCTTATTATATTTTACAAAGTCTAATTCTGAAAAAACATGGTAAAGATTCGCTATTATCAAAAGCTTTAGGGTCAGATATTAAAGGAAAATCATCCCCTATTCTATACGTCATTGCAGTATTGTTTGCCAATTATTATCCTGCTATCTCTGGAGGAATATACATTTTTGTGGCCTTGATGTGGCTAGTGCCTGATAAACGAATTGAACGGATTTTTGATAACCAAAACCAATAA
- a CDS encoding DUF1304 domain-containing protein has product MNLLSQLIIIYTAALHVYILWLEMFAWTTYGKKVFKTIPEDQFEKTKVMAANQGLYNGFLAAGLIWSLFITDVTWSKYIAIFFLACVLVAGVYGAMTASKRIFFVQAVPAILGLLSFMLHLN; this is encoded by the coding sequence ATGAACTTACTTTCCCAACTTATCATTATATATACTGCAGCCTTGCACGTCTATATTCTTTGGCTCGAAATGTTTGCGTGGACTACTTATGGCAAAAAGGTTTTTAAAACCATACCCGAAGACCAATTTGAAAAGACAAAAGTAATGGCCGCTAACCAAGGATTGTACAATGGCTTCCTTGCCGCTGGTTTGATTTGGTCGCTATTTATTACTGATGTTACTTGGAGTAAATACATCGCTATCTTTTTCTTAGCTTGTGTACTAGTAGCTGGAGTTTATGGAGCTATGACCGCTTCTAAAAGAATCTTCTTTGTTCAAGCAGTTCCTGCTATTTTAGGCTTGTTAAGTTTTATGTTGCATTTGAATTAA
- a CDS encoding DUF421 domain-containing protein, translated as MNPYLDIILRSIAVYFFMVIALRVFGKKELSQLNTADIILILLISNAVQNAMVGNNSSLEGGLVAALVLFVINFILKKIMYNSKTITQLVQDKPEILIHDGIIDFKALAKLEITSQELEEVIREHGVEYFKDVKLAMMEIDGNISVISGDKTLKQTHHKRKIHKTLGALNN; from the coding sequence ATGAATCCTTATCTCGACATAATACTTCGAAGTATAGCCGTTTATTTTTTTATGGTGATAGCCCTACGTGTATTTGGTAAAAAAGAACTTTCACAACTCAACACAGCGGATATTATTCTGATTTTGTTAATTAGTAATGCCGTTCAAAATGCAATGGTGGGTAATAATTCTTCACTTGAAGGCGGTTTAGTTGCAGCTTTAGTTTTGTTTGTTATCAATTTTATTCTGAAAAAAATCATGTACAACTCAAAAACCATCACGCAATTGGTACAAGACAAACCTGAAATTTTAATTCATGATGGCATTATTGATTTTAAAGCTTTAGCTAAATTAGAAATTACTTCACAAGAATTAGAAGAAGTTATTCGGGAACATGGTGTAGAATATTTTAAAGATGTAAAATTAGCCATGATGGAAATTGACGGAAACATTAGTGTAATTTCGGGAGATAAAACATTGAAACAAACCCATCACAAAAGAAAAATTCATAAAACATTGGGAGCCTTAAACAATTAG